From Mycobacterium cookii:
AAATGCCTACTGGCACTGGCCGACATCGTCGGGTTCGACACCGATATCGACGACCGCGCGGTGCAGCACTACACCGTGCTGCAGTACGTGCCCGAGCCTGAGACGCTGCATCGCGGGGTGCGGCGGCTGGAATCGGGCTGCTACGCCCGCATCCGCCCCGGGCAGCCGCCGCAGACCACCCGCTACTTCGTGCCGCGATTCGACGCGGTCCCGTTCACCCGGGAAACCGAGCAGGCCCGCTACGACGAGATCACCGCCGTCCTGGAGGACTCGGTGGCCAAGCACATGCGGGCCGATGTCACGGTTGGATCGTTCTTGTCGGGCGGTATCGACTCGACGGCGATCGCGGCACTGGCCATCCGCCACAACCCGCGGCTGATCACCTTCACCACCGGCTTCGAACGTGAGGGGTTCTCGGAGATCGACGTCGCGGTGGCTTCCGCCGAGGCGATCGGCGCGCGGCACATCGCCAAGGTGGTCGGCGCGGAAGAGTTCGTCGCCGCGCTGCCCGAGATCGTCTGGTACCTCGACGAACCCGTGGCCGACCCAGCCCTGGTGCCGCTGTTCTTCGTCGCCCGCGAGGCACGCAAGCACGTCAAGGTGGTGTTGTCCGGCGAAGGCGCCGACGAGCTGTTCGGCGGCTACACGATCTATCGGGAACCGTTGTCGCTCAAACCTTTCGACTACCTACCCGAACGTCTTCGCCGCTCCATGGGCACCTTGTCCAAGCCGCTGCCCGAAGGCATGCGCGGCAAAAGCCTGCTGCATCGCGGATCGCTGACGCTCGAACAGCGCTACTACGGCAATGCCCGAAGCTTCACCGACGCGCAGCTGCGCAACGTGCTGTCCGGATTCCGCCCGGAATGGACCCACACCGACGTCACCGCACCGATTTACGCCGAGTCGACCGACTGGGACCCGGTAGCCCGGATGCAACACATCGACCTGTTCACCTGGCTGCGGGGCGACATCCTGGTCAAGGCCGACAAGATGACGATGGCCAATTCGCTGGAACTGCGGGTCCCGTTCCTGGACCCCGAGGTGTTCGCGGTCGCATCGCGACTGCCGGTGAACGCCAAGATCACCCGCACCACCACGAAATACGCACTGCGCCGTGCGCTGGAGCCCATCGTTCCCGCGCATGTGCTCAACCGGCCGAAACTGGGCTTCCCGGTGCCCATTCGGCACTGGTTGCGCGCCGGCCCGCTGCTGGAGTGGGCGCACGAGATGGTGAACGCGTCGGCGACCGACCACCTCGTGGACGCGTCGGCTGTCCGGCGCATGTTAGAGGAACACCGTTGCGGCACAGCCGATCACAGTCGAAGGCTGTGGACCGTGCTGATCTTCATGCTGTGGTACGCGATCTTCGTCGAGCACAGCGTGGTGCCGCAGATCAGCGAACCGCAGTATCCCGTCGAACTCTGAGCGTCAGCCCAGTACGGCAGCGATCTCGGCCGCGGCCTCGTCGCCGTAGGCGCCGGCCAGCCGGGTCTTGGCGACCTCGCGGTCCCAGGTCCACTCCTGGGTGCCGGTCGACTCCAGCACCAGCACCGCGACCAGTGAACCCAGCTGCGCAGAGCGCTCCAGGCTGAGCCCACTACTGCGGCCGGTGAGGAAGCCGGCCCGGAACGCGTCGCCGACACCGGTCGGGTCGGTCTGGCTGTTCTCCGGCACCACCCCGACGTGGATGGTGGACCCGTCGCGGTCCACGATGTCGACGCCCTTGGCGCCCAGCGTGGTCACCCGGAGGTCGACCTTGCCCAGCACGTCGTCCTCCGACCAGCCGGTCTTGGAGAGCAGCAACTCCCACTCGTAGTCGTTGGTGAACAGGTAGGCCGCGCCGTCGATCAGCTTGCTGATCTCCTCACCCGACAACCGGGGCAGCTGCTGCGACGGGTCAGCGGCGAACGGCAGGCCGAGCTTGCGGCACTCCTCGGTGTGCACCACCATCGCGTCGGGGTCGTTG
This genomic window contains:
- the asnB gene encoding asparagine synthase (glutamine-hydrolyzing), with the protein product MCGLLAFVAAAAGGEPSRNAHATAAAIADASHLMRHRGPDEPGTWADPAGAVVFGFNRLSIIDIAHSHQPLRWGPPDSPERYELVFNGEIYNYLELRAELAGQHGAVFATDGDGEAIVAAYHYWGAEAVTRLRGMFAFALWDSVTGELFCARDPFGIKPLFVATGTGGTAVASEKKCLLALADIVGFDTDIDDRAVQHYTVLQYVPEPETLHRGVRRLESGCYARIRPGQPPQTTRYFVPRFDAVPFTRETEQARYDEITAVLEDSVAKHMRADVTVGSFLSGGIDSTAIAALAIRHNPRLITFTTGFEREGFSEIDVAVASAEAIGARHIAKVVGAEEFVAALPEIVWYLDEPVADPALVPLFFVAREARKHVKVVLSGEGADELFGGYTIYREPLSLKPFDYLPERLRRSMGTLSKPLPEGMRGKSLLHRGSLTLEQRYYGNARSFTDAQLRNVLSGFRPEWTHTDVTAPIYAESTDWDPVARMQHIDLFTWLRGDILVKADKMTMANSLELRVPFLDPEVFAVASRLPVNAKITRTTTKYALRRALEPIVPAHVLNRPKLGFPVPIRHWLRAGPLLEWAHEMVNASATDHLVDASAVRRMLEEHRCGTADHSRRLWTVLIFMLWYAIFVEHSVVPQISEPQYPVEL
- a CDS encoding carbohydrate kinase family protein; translation: MTIAVTGSIATDNLMRFPGRFSEHLLAEHLQKVSLSFLVDDLVIHRGGVAGNIAFAIGVLGGDVALVGAAGDDFVGDYGKWLQSHGVNTDHVLISKSAHTARFVCTTDEDMAQIASFYPGAMSEARNIKLADLVSSIGEPDLVIIGANDPDAMVVHTEECRKLGLPFAADPSQQLPRLSGEEISKLIDGAAYLFTNDYEWELLLSKTGWSEDDVLGKVDLRVTTLGAKGVDIVDRDGSTIHVGVVPENSQTDPTGVGDAFRAGFLTGRSSGLSLERSAQLGSLVAVLVLESTGTQEWTWDREVAKTRLAGAYGDEAAAEIAAVLG